ACAAGTGCAATTGCATCCTGGTTTCGGTCATTCCGGGTCGCGCAACGGCGCGACCCCAGAAACGATGTCGTCAGCTTTCGAGCTGCTCGTTGGCGACGATCTCGATGCCGAAGCCCGACAGACCCTTGTAGTCGTGCACCGAGGAGGTGAGATGCCGGATCGAGGTGACGCCGAGATCGCGCAGGATCTGTGCGCCGACGCCGACCTCTCGCCACTGGCGGTTGCGGTCGGCCTCCGTCGAGCTCTCATCGGGCAGCGGCGCCACGGGCACACCGGCTGCGCCGTCGCGCAAGTAAACCAGCACGCCACGGCCGGATTTCTTGAAGTGCTCGAGCACCGTCGCCATGCGCTTGTGGCCGGTAAAGGTGTCCTTGACGATATTGGGCTTGTGGAAGCGCGTCAGCACGTTCTTGCCGTCGCCGACGCCGTTGTAGACGAAAGCGACGTGGGCGATGGAATCGAACGGCGAGCGGTAAGCATAGCCCTGCAAGGGCCCGATCGGGCTTTCGGTGACGAAGGTCGAAACCCGCTCGATCAGTTTTTCGCGCGCCTGACGGTAGGCGATCATGTCCGCGATGGTGACGTGCTTGAGCTTGTGCTGGGCGGCGAAGCGGGCGACCTGCTCCCCCTTCATCACGCTGCCGTCGTCGTTCATCAACTCGCTGATGACGCCAACCGGCGGCAGGCCGGAGAGCTTGCAGAGATCAACCGCGGCCTCGGTATGGCCGGAGCGCAGCAGCACGCCGCCGTCCTTGGCGATCAGCGGGAAGATGTGGCCGGGCCGGGCGAAATCGTTGGCGCCTACATTGGGATTGGACAGTGCGCGGCAGCATGAGGCGCGCTCCTCGGCGGAGATGCCGGTGCCGCCGTCGGGCTTGTAATCGATCGAGACCGTGAACGCAGTGGTGTGCGCAGAATCATTATGGGCGACCATCGGGTCGAGCCGCAGGCGGCGCGCGTCCTCGGTGGTCACGGGTGCGCAGACGATGCCGGAGGTGTGGCGGATGATGAACGCCATCTTCTCGGCGGTGCAGAGCGAGGCGGCGACGATCAAATCGCCCTCGCCCTCGCGGTCCTCGTCGTCGGTGACGACCACGAGCTCACCCCGGGCAAAGGCCTGCAAGACTTCCTGAATGCTATCGGGCATTTCCCAATCTCTATCCGTTATGGCCGGGAGGCTTAGCCGGACTTGGGCCGGGGCGCTAGTCTTCCCGGCGCAACCACTTATGCCGGACGGCAAGCCTGCCAGGTTCAGGCTTGCACCGAAGATACCAGGGATATAGGCGCGGAGCGCCGGAGAGGAAGGCGGCCGGGGCGGTCAGGGCAAAACTTCGCGCCGCTCGCCAAGCCGCTGATCGAGCTCGGCGCGTTTGTCGGCCAAAAGCCCGGCCTGCGCGGCTTCGATCACCGTGACCAGCTCGTGGGCATCGCTGAGCCGGGTCACGGTGACATAGCTGGCGCCGGCCTCGTAGAGCTCGCCGACATCGGCCAGGAGATCGGCCGTCGCCACGATCAGGGCGGTGGGATTGAGCGCGCGGACGTGGCGGACCAGCTTCTCGTTGGTGGCGCCCTTCAGCAGCGAATCCGGCACGCTCAGGATGATCATCTCGGACTTGCCGACGCCGGCATGGAGCAGCGTGTCAGCGCTACTGATGTCGCCGTAGATCACATGCAGGCCGCGCGAAAGCAGGGTCTTGTACACATTGGGGTTGAAGTCGACCACGGTGATCTGGTCGAGCAGCACCGGTGCCTGCCGCTCGATCTCAGCCAGCAGCGCGCTCGCCGCCCGGAAAAAACCGAGGATGACGATGCGGCGGGCCTCGCCATGGCCGCCCTCCTGGGCCTCCTCGGCATGACCGCTGCCGTGATCGAGGTCGCGGAGGCCGATCCGCTTCAGGGGACCGATCGCCCAGCGGGTGATCTCGTCGCTGCGGGTCATCACGAAGGTCGAGAGCACCGCCAGCACCACGAAGGCGAAGGAGGCCGCGTTCGCCGTCTGCGCTGAGATGTGGTGGTCGGCGACGCCGGTCTGGATCACCACCAGCGAGAACTCGGAGATCTGGGCAAGGTTGAGGGCCGGCAGCAGGCTCGCCCGCAGCCCCTGCTTCATCAGGTAAAGTGGGGTAAAGGTGGTGACGAGGCGGCTCACAACCGTGAACGCCGCGATCATCAAGGCAAGACCGATCACCGAGAGGCCGGGCACGGGAATCGTCATGCCGAGCGCGACAAAGAACAGCGTGATGAAGAAGTCGCGGAGCGTGGTGACCTTAGCCGTGACGTCGAGCGCGTAAGGAAAGGTCGAGAGCGAGACGCCGGCGATCAGTGCGCCCATCTCGCGCGACAGTGACAGCCGCTCCGCGGTCTCGGCGACGGCGAAGCACCAGGCCAGCGCGCCGAGCAGGATCAACTCGGGGCGGCGGGCAATCTGATGGAACAGGCGCGGCAGCACATAGCGGCTGACCAGCAGCGCGGCGGTGACCAGCACCGCGACGCGGCCGACCGAGAGCAGGATGACGCTGACCTGCAGATTGGCAAGGCTCGGCTGCACCGCCAGAAACAGGATGGCGAAGATGTCCTGGAGCACCAGCACGCCGAGGGTGATGCGGCCCGGCAGCGTGTCGAGCTCGCGCTTCTCGTAGAGCACCTTGACGATGATGACGGTGCTCGACAACGCGCAGGCGACACAGAGATAGATTGCATCGAAATGCCCGCCGCCGAGGGACAGGCCGAGGCCGACGAAGAACAGGACCCCGAGCAGGCAGCCCCCGAGCAGCTGGCCGCCCGCCGCGAACAGGATCACGCGCCCTGCTCGCACGATCTTCTTCAGGTCGATCTCCAGCCCGATCATGAACAGCATGAAGATCAGGCCGAGCTCGGAAATGACGCCGATCGATTCCTGCGAATGGACCCAGCCGGCGCCGAATGGACCTATGCAGAAGCCGGCGATAAGGTAGGCCAGGATCAAGGGTTGCCGGGAGAAATGGGCGAGCAGGCCCAGCATCCAGGCAAACAGAATACAGAGAGTGATGTCGCGAATGAGCTCGTGCATGCCAAATTGGTCCGTTTTGCCGCACCCTAGAGATGGGTCGCGGTGCGGCAAGCGAGCAATTCGTCACATGCGGAAAGGGCTCTTCGCAGCAATGCTGCTATGCCCCCTCGCCTTTGTCGTGCCCGCCGCCGCGCAATCCAAGGTCAATATCGAACAAAACTTTGCCGATTCGCTCACCGCGCTTCCGAAGCAGGAACTCGCCGTCTCCGGCGGGTTCTACGTGCCCGCCTATTCCAGCGTCGCGATGAGCCAGGGTAAGCTGCGTGTCGACTTCTCGGTGACGCTGAGTGTGCACAACGCCTCCGAGACCCAGCCGCTGGTGATCAAACGCATCGCCTATTTCGACACCGCAGGCAAGCAGGTCGAGACCTACCTGAAGGGTCAGGTGGCGCTGAAGCCACTGGCGACCGTCTCGATCTTCATCCCGACCGACGACGTGCGCGGTGGGACCGGGGCC
This genomic stretch from Bradyrhizobium sp. CCGB12 harbors:
- a CDS encoding DUF3124 domain-containing protein is translated as MRKGLFAAMLLCPLAFVVPAAAQSKVNIEQNFADSLTALPKQELAVSGGFYVPAYSSVAMSQGKLRVDFSVTLSVHNASETQPLVIKRIAYFDTAGKQVETYLKGQVALKPLATVSIFIPTDDVRGGTGANFLVDWAATGEIAEPVVEALMVGGVANAHYAFISQGRPTRTAGNK
- the ribB gene encoding 3,4-dihydroxy-2-butanone-4-phosphate synthase, with protein sequence MPDSIQEVLQAFARGELVVVTDDEDREGEGDLIVAASLCTAEKMAFIIRHTSGIVCAPVTTEDARRLRLDPMVAHNDSAHTTAFTVSIDYKPDGGTGISAEERASCCRALSNPNVGANDFARPGHIFPLIAKDGGVLLRSGHTEAAVDLCKLSGLPPVGVISELMNDDGSVMKGEQVARFAAQHKLKHVTIADMIAYRQAREKLIERVSTFVTESPIGPLQGYAYRSPFDSIAHVAFVYNGVGDGKNVLTRFHKPNIVKDTFTGHKRMATVLEHFKKSGRGVLVYLRDGAAGVPVAPLPDESSTEADRNRQWREVGVGAQILRDLGVTSIRHLTSSVHDYKGLSGFGIEIVANEQLES
- a CDS encoding cation:proton antiporter, yielding MHELIRDITLCILFAWMLGLLAHFSRQPLILAYLIAGFCIGPFGAGWVHSQESIGVISELGLIFMLFMIGLEIDLKKIVRAGRVILFAAGGQLLGGCLLGVLFFVGLGLSLGGGHFDAIYLCVACALSSTVIIVKVLYEKRELDTLPGRITLGVLVLQDIFAILFLAVQPSLANLQVSVILLSVGRVAVLVTAALLVSRYVLPRLFHQIARRPELILLGALAWCFAVAETAERLSLSREMGALIAGVSLSTFPYALDVTAKVTTLRDFFITLFFVALGMTIPVPGLSVIGLALMIAAFTVVSRLVTTFTPLYLMKQGLRASLLPALNLAQISEFSLVVIQTGVADHHISAQTANAASFAFVVLAVLSTFVMTRSDEITRWAIGPLKRIGLRDLDHGSGHAEEAQEGGHGEARRIVILGFFRAASALLAEIERQAPVLLDQITVVDFNPNVYKTLLSRGLHVIYGDISSADTLLHAGVGKSEMIILSVPDSLLKGATNEKLVRHVRALNPTALIVATADLLADVGELYEAGASYVTVTRLSDAHELVTVIEAAQAGLLADKRAELDQRLGERREVLP